The Oligoflexus sp. DNA window AACGACAACACCAAAGGCGAGAAGATCGAAGTCGTTCCCGATCCGAAAAAACCTCTCTGCGCGATGGCGTTCAAGATCACGGACGAAAACTTCGGCCAGTTGACTTATACCCGTATCTATCAGGGTACTTTGAAGAAGGGCGAGAGCTACTTCAACCCACGTATGGGCAAGACCCAGCGCGTGGGCCGTCTTGTGCGTATGCATGCGAACGATCGCGAAGACGTGAACATGGCTGAAGCCGGCGATATCATCGCTATGGTCGGTGTGGAGTGCGCGTCCGGTGATACTTACTGTGACGAAGGCATCAACGTCACCATGGAAAGCATGTTCGTTCCCGAGCCCGTGATCGAACTCGCCATCAAGCCTGCCAAGCAGGAAGATCTGGTGAAGATGTCGAAAGCTCTGAACCGCTTCATGAAAGAAGATCCGACCTTCCGCGTGAGCGTGGATAAGGAATCGAACGAAACCCGTATCGCAGGTATGGGCGAGCTTCACCTTGAAATCTACGTCGAGCGTATGAAGCGTGAATATAAGGCGAACGTGATCGTCGGTCAGCCGAAGGTTAACTACCGTGAAGCTCCGACTCAAAAAGCCGACTTCGATTACAAACATAAGAAGCAGACCGGTGGTTCGGGTCAGTACGGTCACGTTGTGGGAACCCTGCACGTGAACGAAGCTCCGAAGTCCGAGGATGATTCGCATGAATTCCTGAACGCCACCGTCGGTGGTTCGATTCCCAAGGAATTCATCCCAGGCGTTGAAAAAGGTTACCGCGAAGTTCTGGACAAAGGTCCTTTGGCCGGCTTCAAAGTGATCAACACCAAGTTCGAATTGAAAGAGGGTACCTATCACCCCGTCGACTCTTCCGAGATGGCGTTCAAGATCGCAGCGCGTCAGGCGTTCAAGCAGGCGTTCCTGGAATCGAAGCCTGTGATCCTCGAGCCTATCATGAAGGTCGAAGCGGAAACCCCGATGGAATTCCAAGGTACCGTGCAGGGTGACCTTTCGTCCCGCCGCGGTATGCTCCTCGGTTCGGATATGCGCGACGAATACGCCGTTATCCTCGCCGAAGTTCCGCTGGGAGAGATGTTCGGTTATTCGACTGACCTTCGCTCGAAGACTCAAGGTAAAGCGACCTTCTCCATGGAATTCGCTTGCTACCGTCCAGTTCCTTCCTCGATCCAGGAGCAACTGGTCAAGAAGTTCCGCGAAGAGCAGGCTAAAGGTGGCAAAAAAGACGACGAATAATCGTCTTAAGCAACATGCTGTTATCAGGGGCTCCGCAAGGGGCCCTTTTCATTTTCACCAAAGCGCCGAAACCCTCGCATCATTCAGCTCCGTAAGAATCTGCCGATACCTAAGCATCGCGCAGGAGGCGCTCTTATGGAAAAGAAACCAAAGCAAACTCGTTTACGTCTGGTGACGACGGACGAGACGAAAACTGAACCGACGATCAAAGACGAGCTACAGGAAAACGCACAGCCGCGCAGTAAATTCGCGCAGCAGATGAACAGTTTTGCTGATGATCTTGATCGAATGATTGAATCTATTCTGCGATCTTAAGACCGCGGAGCGGAGGCCTGGCTTCGTTTTCCGCTGGTTAAGATTTCTTAACTCCATTTCTACATGGAATTATCCAACCTTTTCCTCTGATTTTTCACTGCTCCTTCCGCTTGCTATCACGAAATCTTATACTGACAAGTGAGCACGTGCGAAACGCTCCTATCATCAACGTTGGAGTTTCCCATTTATCCCAGGCTTCACAGCGCGATCAAAAAGCTGCTCCTTATCAGTATCCTGGCCAGTACCTCTGCAGCTCAGGCTGTGCAAGGTCCCAGAACGCTGACCATAGGTTCGCCTATGAACAGTCCTCCCTTTGTTTATGAAGGGGAAGGACACGGTATTGAAATGGATCTGGTGGGCACGATCATCAAAAAGATGGGCTATGGAATTGCGTGGCGTCATCTGCCGCCCAAACGCATCCGGCATCAGGTCGCCCAGGGTGAAATCCATATGGGAATAAGGTCGCGGGCTCAGGCGGGGGACAAGCTCTACTATAGTAAACCCTACATTCATTTTCAGAACGTCGCGATCGCGATCGATCCCAAGGTTCAGGTCACGTCCATCCAGGATCTTTCCAAGTTCAACGTGGTCGCCTTTCAAAATGCCCGCGAAGTCCTGGGGAGCGATTACGCCAAATCTGTCGCAAAATGCGCCGTCTACATGGAAATGCCGAATCAGATGAAGCAGATCGAAACCCTGTTCCGCCGCCGTTCCCAGGTCATTGTTTTGGAGAAACAGATTTTCCAGCACTTCCGTCCGCAGTTCGATCAAAAAAGCGAAGTGAAATTTTTTGAAATCTTTCCCGCCACGCCCTATTCCGCGGTCTTTGCCGATAAAAATTTGCGCGATGAATTCGATAAGACCCTGCAGGCCCATCTTTCAAGCGTTGGGACGAAAAAGAATTAAGGCGCGCGGGTCAGGCAGGATACTGTGCGATTCTGCGTGTTGAACTTTACCGTACCGACGATTTCACGGCTGCTGCTCTGCACCAACCAGGATCCGTCCGGGCCAGGCTCAAGGCTGAAGGCGGACAGATTGCAAAGCCGCTCCGCCAGAACCCGGCGAATGTCGGATCGCAAAGCGCTGCCTTCCCAGGCTCCATAGACCGCAAATTCCGGCTGGCTACAGGGCAAGGGGCTATCCACGGCACAGGTAAACGACGTGCGGGTTTTTTCGGGAATGGGAAGGATGGCCGTGAAGGTGGTCACGACCTGATTCATGGCGTCAAGGCTGATACAGGCGCCCGAGCAGTCATGATCCGAGGCGGCACATTCCGCGTCGCTCGCTCCAAAGCGATGCTCCTGACCGGAACGATCGACGAGAATCAGAAAACGTCCACCATAACCACCATCCACAGCTCCATAGGGATTGCAGCGCGGCACCTGGCGCACGCGAGCATCGCCGAGGCGAGCCAGAAATTCCTCCTGGACCCTGGCTGGCAAGGCGCTGGTATTTTGAATGAGGATCGGTTCGTTGGGAGTGAAGGGCACAGGATCAAAGCGCCGCTCGACCTCAAGTCCCGAGGATTGAAGGTCAAGTCGGAAGGTCAGGGTATCGGTGATGACAAAGCCGTCTTCGAAGAGTTCAAGCAGCCGTAGACTTTTGCTGTGCTTGAGAACGGGCCGCAGATCGGTAGCCCTGGCATCCAGGCCGGATGGATCCCATTCCTCAGGAACGGAAGGGCCGCGTCGATGCTTGCAGGACGTAAGGGAGCCAAGGCTCAGAGCCAGAGTCACGAGTGCCGCTCGTTTCACCCATTCACGGTTTGCGCGCGACGCTCCCAATTCCGATCCGCCTGTGTCTCATAGATGTTTTTCTGAAGACTGGACAGTTCATGCGCGAGTTCCAGGGTGGGCTGCTCCAGCTGCTGCAGCAGAACCCGGGCCATACCCTTCCAATCGGAATTCGATTCCGCCACCTGGATGGCTCGATGCGATTTCTCTATGGTCTCCCGCATGGAATTGACGTTGGTGATATCAATGCGGCGATCGATCAGGATCAGAATGTGATCCAGGAGTTCGATCGTCAGCCGCACATCCTCGATCACAGCACGCGCTTCCGCACTCAGACGCGGGCCCTTGTATTCCCAAAGGTGGACCGCGACCGGCTTCAGATTCCGGCCGATGGCTGTGCTCAGATTCCGCAGGGCATCTATGGTCTGGATGCAGATTTCCATCGGCGAATCTATTTTGCAGCGCATATCGGATTCCGGCGTCAGCGGCAAGGCCGGTACGCGCAGGACATCGTCATGGCCAAGGTCAATGTCACGACCATCCAGCGTAATCCGCGTGATGGTGTGATCAGGCCGGACCAGATGCTGCTCTATCCACGCAACGGCGTCCGACAGATTTTGAATCGGGACCGGTACCGGGATCTTTTTGCCGTTGATCAGCAGCTTTTTAAGCATAAGACTCTCAACCGTTGGATGTCGTCAGCTTAGTTTTTTGCTGTTCGAATTCCGTGCTCGCCTGTTTGGCAAGGGCAGCGGCGCGCTTGTCGCGAGGATCCGCGTCCAGGATCTGCTTCATGAGGCCCAGGCACTCGCTGTAGCGGCCCATTTTGAAGATGATGCCGCCGAGCGTATAGATGAAGTTGTAATCGTTGGGATGAATCTGCAGGTAGCGGCGGATGGCTTTTTCAGCCTCCCCATATGATTCGCTCTCATGCGAGATACGAACCAGCGAGTAAAGCGCTGCGGTATTCTCGGGATTGATCGAAAGGGCCTTCACGATCCAGCGGCTGGCTTCGCGCAGCTCGTTCATACCCTGGAATGCGAGTCCAAGGCCGAGGTTCGCCATTTCATCATCAGGAGCAAGGCTGACCGCTTTCTGGAAGTGAAGGACGGCGATGTCGTTGCTGTTCTTCATCAGACCGACCGTGCCGAGTCCCACGTAGACCCGCGGGGAGTATGGATCGAGGTCGGCTCCATGCATGTAGGCGTCTTTCGCGCCATCAATATCACCGAGCTTCGCGAAGCAATCCCCGATCAGGCGATAAAGGTTCGCGCGGTGATGAACCGGAACTTCGTCCATTTTGAAGACGGTTTCGATGGCATCGACGGCTTCGATATACTGCTTGCTTCTGACCTTGGCTTCGATTTCGAGGATGCGATGATCGAGGCTGCTCAGGTCTTCGCTCGTGGTCGGCTCGACGAAGCGGCTCAGAATGTCGAGCATGCTGGAGCGGACGCGTTCCGGGGTGAAGCGCTTGCTGGCTTCGCTCAGATTCTTTTGCACGATATCATGCACGATCGAAGGATTCGACCGCATCTTATGGATGGCTTTGGCCAGGCTGATCGGGGACGACGCGCAGAAATCAACGCGATGCTTGCCGCAGTATTCTTCGATCAGGGCATGACGGGCCGCGATCACGGGAATACCCTGGGTCATGGCGCTGACGAGGCGATAGGGGTCGCCTTCCAGACGGTCACGCGAAGCGATCGGTGAAATATAGATCGCGTCGGTAGCTTGGTGGATGGCCCGGATGCTGTCGCGGCCCGGGGCATAGTAAAGCGTGCAGTTATCAATACCCATATTCACGAAGAGTTCGCGCAATTCGGTGGCATAGGAACCGACGCCGCAGAAGACGATACGGAGCTTCGATTTCAGACTGGGTTCGCGCATGATCAGAAGACGGGCGGCGCTGGCAAGATCGGCCAGTCCTTCTTCCCATTCCATCTGTCCGAGGTAGCTGATCATGAGGTCGCTCTCGGCGATTCCGAGGCTGGCGCGCGCCTTGGCACGACCGGCTGGGCTGCGATCCACACGGGCTTCCACCCAGGTGCCCATTTCCATGATGCGATCGGCATGCACGCCTTCAAGTTCAAGGGTGCTGCGTGCGGCCTTGGATTGAACGAGGAAACCATCGGCGCCGTTGGTGATTTCGGTGCGGATGGTCCGCATCTGATCCACATCATGCGCCGGGAAAGGCACGAGGTTATCAACCCAGACCAGAAGGCGGAATTTATGCCTCCAGCGGGCTTTCAGGGCTTGGTAAGCGTAAAGGCCCAGGCGTTCCTTCACGATCACGATATCGAAGCTGCTCAGCACTTTTTCAAGGCTCGGCAGAAACGTAGGATTGTCATCATGGTCGCGCAGGACCACGCAGGTCAGATCCTGGAAGTACGAAGTCTGGGTCAGGTAACCGCAGATCGACTCCGAGCTGATGACCTGCACTTCGAAAGCGTCGGTCAAGAGGCGAAACTGATCAACCTCTTCGACGCTGGGCAAGCTACCCAGAACCAGGGCTACCTTTTTCTTCAACTCACCCATCGAACGCCTCCGAATCTATACCGATTTTTGAAAGCCTGCCTCTTCATGAACACCCGAATAAAACTTGCCGATCTTGGCTCGGTGCTGGCTGATTTTCACGAGTTTCTCGCCCAAACGTTCCTTCGCTTTTTCGATCCCTTGCCTTAGGCTCTGCTCGACATTCTGCAGGTGCATACCCAGGCATTGCAATTCAGGATCGGCGAGGTAATCCGTGCGATGGACCCGAACCATATGGTCCGCGGCCCGGAAGTTATGGAAGGCGGCATTACGCCAACGCATGGCGGAATCGAAGCTGTTCCAATCTTCTGACACAAGGGCCGCAAGTGCCGCTTCCGATCGCGCCAGATAGATTTCCAGAATCTTCTTGATGCGGTGAAGTTCAGCTTCCATGACAGCCTCAATGCTCTGCATATCTTCATTGTATGGGACGCGGCTTTTCAGTGTCAATGCAGCTGGGATACCGGTTCCCCGCTAAACAAGGGGATAAACCATTGCGAAGATTAATGTTTTCTCCCCGTCCTCATGCTCATGACCAAATTTACCGATAGGCCTCTAATGCATTCAGACGAGGTCAGGTCATGAAGCGGATAGGAAAAACGTCCTGCGGTTTTCTGTTGTTATTGAGCAGTCTGACGAGTTGCAACGGCAAAGGTTTCAAGGGTGGAACGGCTTCCGATGAAGCGCCCTCGGCCGAAGCCATCCCCCAAAATCCCGAATCCATCCCCATATCAGCCAATACCGTTATGGAAACGGTGATCGAGACGAGCAGCTCGCAGATTCAGGTCGCGGCCTGTCGCGAAAAGCTGAACTACGATCCCAGTCAGATTCTTTGTTCTTTGAAACAAAATGATAAGAAAACGGTGTGGGATGTGACACCTCCCTGGATCGACCGGGTCAATTCCCTGAAAAATCGTGCGGCCGCCTGGATATCACCCCTGGCCGCCGTGGACAATGCCAATGCCAGCATCATGTGCCCCTTCGTTCCCGAGAGCGATCGGCTGATCTTTGTCAGCAATTTTACGCTGGCCGAAGACACGGACATCACTCTGGAAGCTGTGATTGATGATACCGGCAGCGTGCGCCTCTGGAAGGATGCCGACTCCAAGCAGCAGGTCTATATTTCCGCGAATGCGCCGAAGGTTGATGGCGCGATCCGCCTGAGCAAAGGATTTTATAGTATCGTGGCGGATGGAGTGGATGTGGGGAAAGCTGCCACGGGCATGATCATGACCATCTTCAATGCCCAGGGGGGCATCGTTCGCCAGACCGAGGCCTCGGCCAAGGACTGGTGCATTTTCCGGGTCAAAGCGGATACGGACGTCACAAATTTTGTGAATGCCGCCTCGCTTTGCCGGTCCTGCATGGTGGGAAATCGGGCCACCGGCCCTTAACCGCCGCTGCCTTCAAAAGCCGGGCGGGCAATGGAGCCGCTGATCTTGTAGTTCAGCTGCCCTTCACTGCCACCTACGACGCTCAAAATAAAACCGAAGTTATCTTTCAGCGTCCCCTCAAGCTTTAGGGGTATGGTGATGTCGAGTATGGAGTTCTGGAAAGGATTCTTCAGACTCACCACGCCGCGCACATCCGTTTTGATCTCCTGCGTTTCAAACCCGGACTTGTTATCTATCTGCAGGCGCCCGCCCTTCAGCGAGGCCTTGACTATGGCGCGTTTGAAGTTCTGCTTGGCCACCACGAGAGTCGGGTTGGCAAGATCCAGGCTGGCCTTGTCGATCCTGAGCTCCACATCACCCGACGATTGCAGCGGGTCGTCGATCGCCAGTTTGATTTCGCTCTGACCGCTTAAATTCCCCTGGAAAATAAGCTGGACCAGAAGGTCCTTGATCATATCGTTCGCGGTCTTGGCGGAATGAGCCAGAGCCACGTTCACGATCCCGCCCAGTTCAAAGTCCTTGGCTTCGAGCGAGATATGCTTCGGCACATAATTCTTATCCACCAGCAGCTGCCAGAGGCCCCAGGATGCGCTGGTATCGAGCGTCCCATTGTTCCGGCTCACGAGCTCGACATTGACCTTGGCCTGGCCAATGAAAAGATTCAGGAGTGAAACCGAAGCGTCCATGCTCTTGAGTTCCATCTGCGCGCTGCCATCCGCTGTGGAGATGCGCACGCCGCTGGCATCCACGCCGACCAGGAACGATGGCCCCATTTCCTTGACCCGCACGGTGAAGCCGGTAGCCTGGGAAATCTCGGACACGATGGCCTCTTTCAGCACCCCATAAGGGAAGGTGAAGAGGAAAAAGATCAAAAAGCCCAGAAAGAAGAGAAGGACGTACCAGGCGGCGTTAAAGACCTTCCGCGTTTGTTCGGTCACCTCGGACACTGGTTACCCCCCTGTTTTGTAAGCAATGACTTTCGCGCTGGTCTCGAAGAACAGGCGATCGCCATAACGCGTGCGGATTTGCAGACTGTGCACGTTCAGGCTGCCGTTGGATTTTTCCACTTCCTCCATGAACTTTAAAAGACGCGGCAGGGAAACCTTCGGCAGCTTGAATTCAACCTGGGTGTAACGGAAGTCCGCGGCCAGCGGACTCTCTGCGGGAATTTCCGTGTCCTGGGAACGCAGGTCGGCGATCTGCACCCCGACCTGATTGGCTTTGCTTTCAAAGAATGGCTTCGGTTTGAACTCCGCAGCGCTGCGGCTGACAGCGGATTTCAATTCCTGATAGCGCTTCAGCTCCTGCTCATAGGTCGAGCTCAAGGAACGCACTTCCGTCAGAGCATCGAAGCTGGCATTGAGTTCATCTTCCAGCGCATTGATCCGGGTATAATAGATCGTAAAAGCACCAAGCACGAAGACGAGCAGCATGCCGACCACACCAGCGAGGACGCCGGTCTGATGCTCGGGAGACAGTTTATAGAAACTGTCCATGAGGAAGTCGATGCGCTCATTGTTGGCTCCGAAGAGCGAACGGCGAACCCGGTCGACTCCACGAGCGACCAGAGATTGAATGGAATCACGAACGTTCTGCAAAGCGCTCATAGTTTGGCCGCCTCACTGTTGGGATGAACATATTCAGCCTGGATGGTGAACTCGATGACCTGGCCGTTGGAACCGGGCTTGGCGCCGGAGCTTTTCTCTTCCACCTTGCGGAGCGACTTGGCCTTGCCCAGGGCCTCGATGATGGCCGACTGCGAGGCGAAGTTATCCGTTTCCGCCCGCATGGTCAGCTTGCCAACGCCGGGCTGCGTCGTGCGGAAGTCAAATTCAGTCACATCAATCTTGGTGGTCTTGGGAATGACTTCGCTGATTTCCTTCAGTACGCGGAGCGGTCCGCTCTCGCTGTTCGCCAGCATGAATTCGGACACGGCGGCCTGCTTATCCCGTATCCCGCCCCGCAGCTTATTCTCAGCATCAGAACGAAGCTTTTTGAAGGTGATGTTCTTGTCCGAATACTTTTTCTTAAGCTCGGGGAAGTTCGTCAGGAACTCCTGAACATACTGCTCCTTCACCTTCTCGATCTGCTGATTATAGAAGTAGTACTTCACGATATAGGTGAACATCAGAAGGACAAGGACCAGCGAGATCACCTTGAAGGCCTGGGTCACCCCCTTCATGATGTATTCGTAGTTCTGAACGTAGGCGAATTCACCGCGGCGCAGGTTGATCTGCGAATGCTTCTTCAGGTTCGTGACCGCACGCAGACCGATCGCCAAACTCTGGGGCAGGATTTCCTGCTTGCTTTCCAGGGCGGCGTTGATGCTGATGTTGGTCTTGGTGATATCGAACTTTTCAAAATTGAGTTCGAGCTGATCGGTCAGGAAGCGATCAAAGTGCTTCAGCTTCGAGGTTCCGCCGGTCAGGATCACCCGATTGATGGGCTCCTTGTCCCAGGTTTTATAAGCATAGAAGGTGCGACCGAGTTCCTTGACGATCGCATGCGCGGCCAGCGTGGTGCGTTCGGCGATGCGTTTTTCACGCTCGCTCATGTCCTCGCCGCGATAGTTGGTGTGAAAGACCGCGCTGACTTCATGCTTGGCGCGCTGCGCTTCATGGAAGCTGCATTCGAGGTCGCGGGCCAGGAAGTCCGTGATATAGCGGCCGCCGAGGTTGATCGAGCGGAACATCCGAAGGACGCCGCCCTTGATGATACAGACCGAGGTCTTTTCATTGCCGACATCGACCAGGGCATAGCACTCATTTTCCTGGGCCACGATGGTCGGACACAGGTTATAGAAGGCCAGACTGTCAACGTCGACCAGTTTCGGGTCGATATTCACCCGGCTCAAAAGGTCGAGGAAGTTCCGCAGGAAAGCCTTACGAGTCATGACGGCCAGGGCCATGGTCTGACCCTTGGAATGACCGAGGATCTGATGATCGACGATCATGTCTTCCATGTTGAACGGAACATATTCTTCGAGTTCGACCGCGATCGACTGCTGGATCTTGCGCGGGTCCGAGAAGGCGAAGGGGATCACGCGGGAGGATATGAACTGGCCCGGCATGGCGGTGATAATACGGTCAGCCGTCAGATTGTGTTCCTGGAACAGCTGCTCCATGCAGATCGGCACGATCGCGTCGAGGGGCACACCATCCAGATTGGGAATGACCGTCTCATAGAAGTTCACGACTTCGTAGGACTTGAAGGTATTGACAATCTCGATGGCTTTGATCGAATAACTGCCGATGTCGAGGCCTATGACTTTTTGCATAGAAGCGTTTCCGTCCTGGTCGCTGGCAAAATAAAGAGAACGGGGGTGACCGTGGTTCCCCCCCTATCCATTCTATAACATTTTCCAGTAAAGATAGCGGTAGGCTGCCTTGTACTGAATTCTATTGTCGTCATCACCGGGCAGCTTCCGCTGCAGCACGAACTCCAGGTTCTTCACCTGCCCGAAAACTTCGGCCTGTACCTTAACCCGATAGAGATCGGACCGAAATGTGAATTTTTTTGCAATATCGTCATTTTCCGAGCAGAACGTGGTCTTCAGGAGATCCTGGACCTGTTCGGTGCTCCCCGCCGGCCCGTTTTCATCAATCTTGGCCTTGTAGAGCGCGGATTTGTCTGCACAGTCTGTCGTGGATTTGGGGAAAAGACAGCCCAGGAATTCCCGCGACGCCGTGTTGAAATTGATCAGCACGGGATTAACCTTGCCCTGCTGGGGCAGGGGATAGATCGTCAGGTAGGGCGAGAAGATTGTATGCATGTCGACATCCCAGCCTGGGATGACCCGCAGCTCGTCCAGCGTATCATAGGGCGCATTCTTGGCCTTCATCTTGGGCACGCGATCCGCGTACACATCATCCTCGCTGCTCTTGCCGGAATCCTCGGATGGCCTTTCGTCCTGGTCCGCCCAGTCGCGGATATAGGCCACGATCTCCGGGGCATTGACCTTCTTCTTGTCGAGGAATTCCTTCTCGGCCGGACAGCTCATGAGGGCCCGCAGCATGGTCGTCTGCACGAGGCCGGGGTTGCCCGACAGCTGATTGATATTCAGTTTCGAGGACTCGTCGGTAATGTTCAGCGTGAAATGCCCATCGAAGAGTTTCAGGGCATCGAGCACCTCGCTATCGGCGATCTTGCTCAGATCGAAGGCTTCCTGCATCTGGCCCGCCATTTCCAGGGAATCGGCGCCGATGGGAATGCCATTGAGCATGAAGGAAAAATCCCCAGGACCATCGGTCGCATTTCCGGCGCCGCCGGTGGCTGCTCCCAGTTCCACCTGCCCCAGGTCAACGGCAAGGTCGGCCATCAGAAGGAAGGTGGCGAGGTTGGCTCCGGATTTGGCCACGTACTCGGCTTTCAGATTATTGCGGCTGCCGGATGCAAGCTCGGCATCGACGGCGGAATTGACGATCATATCCGCGCTGAACAGCGCCATCAGCGTGATCATGAACATCACGACGATCATGGCGATGCCGCGGTCCCTGGGACTTTTCGGTCCCTCGGACGGCGATTCGCCAACCGGAAAACCCAGAAAGGTATTCGGCATCGAGAATGGTCGTGTGAAGCGCGGCTTTTTCAATTCATATCCCATCGCAAGGTTTTCGAACGTTCCTTTATTTCCTTCATGTCCACGGCCAGCGGAATCGAAACCACAGTGCGCAGCGTCGTGGTCGGATCGTTTTCCCCGTACTGGCTGGTTTCATCCTCCAGTTCGTTCGTATAGGCCTCGACCTCGACCTTCACCATGCGCGGCAGCGTATCGCGGAAATCGGTTTTGCTGGAGTTCCACTCCGTTTCCCACTTCATTCCATCCCAGGGCTGAATGCGCAGGGATTTGATGTTCTTGGCCAGGATCACCATCGGGACGTCGTCTTCGAAGTTCGTGGGAATCGCCGATGTTTCCCCGCGGAAAAGATGAGGCCGCTGGTTATCCTTGTCTTTTTCAATCCGATACACGACGAAAGTCTGATCGGATTCATGAGCGCTGGCTATGCGCGGTTTATGGGTCAAGGTCGTGAGCTTCAGTTCGCTGTTATTGTCCCACTGCCTGATATAAAAAAGCGATTTGGTGGAACGGGTAATGGCCGCGCCCTGATACTCGGAGCGCTTATTGTTCAGAACAAATGCGTGCTGGATGTCTTCGGTGATTCTTTGCATCGCGATGGCGAGGCGGTGGTTGACCTTGGACCTTTGCGAAAGTTCCAGGCGCATGTCCACGCCATTGGTCAGTAGGCTGCTCGTGGCGATGGTCATAACCAGAAGAAGAGCGATCGAGATGATGATCTCAAGGAGGGTCATCCCGGATTCATCGCTGATCTTTAATCTTTTGTCCTGTCCCAATCGCACTGTGCATCCTGTTTTTGTCTTCGGTCATCAGTATCGCAGTTTTAGCATGAGAACCTGCTGAAACCTTAGGGTCCGGGTGCTCCGCCCGGGTTCGGCATGCCGCCGGGATTGGGGTTTCCGACTGGGGTCGGCGTCGCGGTCGGCGGCTGTGGGGGCCCTGAAATCAAGGTTCCATCCGCGGCGAGAATCGATCCATCGCGCCTGCGGACTGTTCCATCCGCACGGATACAACCTCCGCCATCCAGGGGCCGTCCGCCTTCACCATCGATCGAACCGCAGGTGGGGCTGGTCAGCGCCGCGTATTCCTTATTGGGATTCGCACCGGTCATTTTCTGAATCACGCCATCGAAGACGGATTTTTTCGAAATGAGATATTCATCCAGGGCTTTGGTGTTGGTCAGAAGATAGGTGAGGCTCACCTTATCCCGTCGGGCTCCATCGGGCCAGCTGACTTCCACATAAGCCACCTTCATGATGTGACCTTTGAAAATCTGATCGAGGATCGCATCCATACCGGGAATGCCAGCCGCAGCCGGATCCTTTTCCTCTTTGGTGGGATCGTTCTCGTCCTCTTTATCCTTCATGCCGCCGTTCAAAAGGAAGTCGAAGAGCGGGAACTTCCATTCCTTGATCTCGACGCTGTAGGTGTAATCAAAGTCGGTGTCCCGATCGAGGCCTTCGAACTTCCTGTCTTTCTCTGTCGTGGTGGTTTCAAGCTCTTTGAGATCCATGGTCTGATAATTATATTCGACCTGGGCCATGATGCGTTTGGCCAGCCAGATGGCATCGTTGGAACGTCGGGCGTAGTCAACCTTATTGACGATATTCCCCTGCCCTCCCGCCATTTCCAGGGCGAAGGCCATGAGCAAACCAACGGCGACGATCGTTTCAAAGATGGTGAAACTCAGCTCGCGGGGATTTTTATTAACGAGCTCTTTCATCACGGGTTATATCCACCTCTTTAAAGCCAGATGAGATTTCCGCCATTCCTTCGTAGGGCTCGGTCACAAGAGTATAAGTGCGCTCATCATAGCGGGTCTTGTCGTCCGGATCAGCGGGCGCG harbors:
- the pilM gene encoding pilus assembly protein PilM, translated to MQKVIGLDIGSYSIKAIEIVNTFKSYEVVNFYETVIPNLDGVPLDAIVPICMEQLFQEHNLTADRIITAMPGQFISSRVIPFAFSDPRKIQQSIAVELEEYVPFNMEDMIVDHQILGHSKGQTMALAVMTRKAFLRNFLDLLSRVNIDPKLVDVDSLAFYNLCPTIVAQENECYALVDVGNEKTSVCIIKGGVLRMFRSINLGGRYITDFLARDLECSFHEAQRAKHEVSAVFHTNYRGEDMSEREKRIAERTTLAAHAIVKELGRTFYAYKTWDKEPINRVILTGGTSKLKHFDRFLTDQLELNFEKFDITKTNISINAALESKQEILPQSLAIGLRAVTNLKKHSQINLRRGEFAYVQNYEYIMKGVTQAFKVISLVLVLLMFTYIVKYYFYNQQIEKVKEQYVQEFLTNFPELKKKYSDKNITFKKLRSDAENKLRGGIRDKQAAVSEFMLANSESGPLRVLKEISEVIPKTTKIDVTEFDFRTTQPGVGKLTMRAETDNFASQSAIIEALGKAKSLRKVEEKSSGAKPGSNGQVIEFTIQAEYVHPNSEAAKL
- a CDS encoding type II secretion system protein, with protein sequence MRLGQDKRLKISDESGMTLLEIIISIALLLVMTIATSSLLTNGVDMRLELSQRSKVNHRLAIAMQRITEDIQHAFVLNNKRSEYQGAAITRSTKSLFYIRQWDNNSELKLTTLTHKPRIASAHESDQTFVVYRIEKDKDNQRPHLFRGETSAIPTNFEDDVPMVILAKNIKSLRIQPWDGMKWETEWNSSKTDFRDTLPRMVKVEVEAYTNELEDETSQYGENDPTTTLRTVVSIPLAVDMKEIKERSKTLRWDMN